Proteins found in one Prochlorothrix hollandica PCC 9006 = CALU 1027 genomic segment:
- a CDS encoding NAD(P)/FAD-dependent oxidoreductase: protein MRELLYLEVPTPDTDRVRTWLQDSFSLPEGSSKRQTPDGIGVQWVGKNRDGADPGAKSSAKSSAKSSAKSSTKPSPELSIFVWSLQRTTYLKVFRWGDRPLPQEGTLLRHLRQELLATFPPTYPAPPTLDLSQTSIFEALAQHYPLTVKYFQKIPNGEADLTRAYWWEQRWREGVSHPQEPKQVVFQAAGSQQTASSPTVDYDLIYVGGALGVIHATVMAQRGYRVLVVERLGFGRMNREWNISRDEFQSLLDLELLTAAELESVVGREYVDGFHKFFDANNPPQAKADILHTPTVLNVAVESDKLLQICGQKLTDLGGEIWEYTEFERAEIYGDRVRFQGHHRPKPGEDNRASGGDRSASARLLIDAMGTASPIAWQLNQGRPFDSVCPTVGAVFQGLDPQVWDSQYGDVLNSHGDVSKGRQLIWELFPAAGKDLTVYLFHYHQVHPDNPGSLLEMYEDFFTILPEYRRCDLDQLTWKKATFGYIPGYFNVGSGDRRVAYDRVMAIGDAASLQSPLIFTGFGSLVRNLSRLTTLLDAALSHDLLAAHHLEQVRAYQSNIAVTWLFSKGMMVPTGRLIAPERINAMLNTFFGVLAHQPPAVSEAFMKDRADWITFNRMAIAAAQQNPSLLLWIWDLAGPKDMVRWLVNYCLFSVLTLLSFVCGGWFPGWVQWLKPWLEPRFPALWFWLLAQSYLLTDGVGRAQWRYGSGGTGAQV, encoded by the coding sequence ATGCGAGAACTCCTCTATCTCGAAGTCCCCACCCCCGACACCGATCGCGTCCGCACCTGGCTCCAGGACAGCTTCAGCCTGCCGGAGGGCAGCAGCAAACGCCAAACCCCCGACGGTATCGGTGTCCAATGGGTGGGAAAAAACCGAGATGGAGCCGACCCTGGTGCCAAATCTAGTGCTAAATCTAGTGCTAAATCTAGTGCTAAATCTAGTACCAAACCTAGCCCCGAACTCAGCATCTTTGTTTGGTCTCTCCAGCGCACCACCTACCTCAAAGTCTTTCGGTGGGGCGATCGCCCCCTGCCCCAGGAAGGCACCCTGCTGCGCCATCTGCGCCAGGAACTATTGGCCACCTTCCCCCCCACCTATCCCGCCCCCCCCACCCTTGACCTCAGCCAAACCTCCATCTTTGAAGCCTTAGCCCAGCACTATCCCCTCACGGTTAAATACTTCCAAAAAATTCCCAACGGTGAAGCCGACCTCACCCGTGCCTATTGGTGGGAACAGCGCTGGCGGGAGGGGGTGAGCCATCCCCAGGAGCCGAAACAGGTGGTTTTCCAGGCCGCAGGCAGTCAACAAACCGCCTCTAGCCCCACCGTGGACTATGACCTGATTTATGTGGGGGGAGCCTTGGGGGTGATCCATGCCACCGTCATGGCCCAACGGGGGTATCGGGTCTTGGTGGTGGAACGCCTGGGCTTTGGCCGGATGAACCGGGAATGGAACATTTCTAGGGATGAATTCCAAAGCCTATTGGATTTAGAACTGCTGACGGCAGCGGAATTAGAGTCCGTCGTGGGTCGGGAATATGTGGATGGGTTCCACAAATTTTTTGATGCCAACAATCCCCCCCAAGCCAAGGCGGATATTCTCCACACCCCCACAGTGCTCAATGTGGCGGTGGAGTCCGATAAGCTGTTGCAAATTTGCGGCCAGAAGCTAACAGACCTAGGGGGGGAGATTTGGGAGTATACGGAATTTGAACGGGCAGAAATTTACGGCGATCGCGTCCGCTTCCAAGGCCACCACCGCCCCAAACCGGGGGAAGATAACCGAGCCAGCGGCGGCGATCGCAGCGCCAGCGCCCGCCTCCTCATTGATGCCATGGGCACCGCCTCCCCCATTGCGTGGCAACTCAACCAGGGTCGCCCCTTTGACAGCGTTTGTCCCACCGTGGGGGCCGTTTTTCAGGGCTTGGATCCCCAGGTGTGGGATAGTCAGTATGGGGATGTGCTCAACAGCCATGGGGATGTGTCCAAGGGGCGGCAGTTGATTTGGGAACTGTTTCCCGCCGCAGGGAAAGACCTGACGGTCTATTTATTCCACTATCACCAAGTTCACCCCGACAACCCCGGCTCTCTCCTGGAGATGTACGAAGATTTCTTCACGATTTTGCCGGAATATCGCCGCTGTGATCTGGACCAGCTCACCTGGAAAAAAGCTACCTTTGGCTATATCCCCGGTTACTTTAATGTGGGCAGTGGCGATCGCCGGGTGGCCTACGATCGGGTCATGGCCATTGGGGATGCTGCATCCCTCCAATCTCCCCTGATTTTCACCGGCTTCGGCTCCCTGGTGCGCAACCTGTCCCGCCTCACCACCCTGCTGGATGCCGCCCTGAGCCATGATCTGCTGGCGGCTCACCACCTGGAACAGGTGCGGGCCTACCAAAGCAATATTGCCGTCACCTGGCTCTTTTCCAAGGGCATGATGGTGCCCACCGGTCGCCTGATTGCCCCAGAGCGCATTAATGCCATGCTCAACACCTTTTTTGGGGTTTTAGCCCACCAACCCCCCGCCGTCAGTGAAGCCTTCATGAAGGATCGGGCCGATTGGATCACCTTTAACCGCATGGCGATCGCCGCTGCCCAACAAAACCCCAGTTTGCTGCTGTGGATCTGGGATCTGGCGGGACCCAAGGATATGGTGCGTTGGCTGGTGAACTACTGTCTCTTTAGTGTGCTGACCCTCCTCAGCTTTGTCTGTGGTGGCTGGTTTCCGGGCTGGGTGCAATGGCTCAAACCCTGGCTCGAACCCCGATTTCCTGCCCTTTGGTTTTGGCTCCTGGCCCAAAGCTATCTCCTCACCGATGGGGTGGGCCGTGCCCAATGGCGCTATGGCAGCGGGGGCACAGGTGCTCAGGTTTAG
- a CDS encoding EcsC family protein → MTDVPSPQSEAWLTLRDRLQPHLPAETTVEIMAQGQRLDLVFKRSTALDSAAIVPPVQEAWQQWSDPAKATIQQIRLYGWVLGEALPHWQTEFWVMPPETAAPAPNSEPAPQRSRWNVLGATTKAVGGVIGGTGQVLGGLVKGTGKVVGSAVEGTGKVLGETVEGTGKVVGRAVGDPQALGNAVGSAVGSAVSSGGQILGEALGKTQAVAGDVAAGTTKVVGGAIEFTGQVLGETVEGTTRVMGGAIEFTGQVLGETVEGTTKVMGGAIEFTGQVLGETVEGTTKVMGGAIAGTTKVVGDAIESTGKAVSNTVETTTQITGQLVDSIQNNPALKTLTQDIKVNWLYNIISKVDIQRAEAVVRDLQAQYPDEDAATIAERLMRQKAIYGGSMGLASSLLPGVAGLLAVDFAAMTLIQAEMGFQIAAAYGFDLEHPDRQGEILAIFGAALGTNHALKTGLTYALRTVPLAGAVVGCSANAIALYAVGHAACQFYSSQGAALSSEAAAQTALAAGEDYLDHAHQQQVLMDQVLAHLIQARNPDRPWADLIPDLEQQHLNPAALAAIAAYGSTPPSLTALVTALDPDYAQATLCLCQAIAEGQNSLTAAEAAVLATLTQAIDPA, encoded by the coding sequence ATGACTGATGTTCCTTCCCCCCAGTCTGAGGCTTGGTTAACGTTGCGCGATCGTCTCCAGCCCCATCTGCCGGCTGAGACTACCGTGGAGATCATGGCCCAGGGTCAGCGCCTGGATCTGGTGTTTAAACGGTCAACCGCTCTGGATTCGGCGGCGATCGTGCCCCCCGTGCAAGAGGCTTGGCAACAGTGGTCTGATCCAGCCAAGGCCACGATTCAGCAAATCCGCCTCTATGGTTGGGTGTTGGGGGAAGCCCTGCCCCATTGGCAAACAGAATTTTGGGTCATGCCCCCGGAAACCGCCGCCCCCGCCCCTAACTCGGAACCTGCCCCTCAACGATCGCGGTGGAATGTCTTGGGGGCAACCACTAAAGCAGTGGGGGGAGTCATTGGGGGAACGGGGCAAGTACTGGGGGGCTTGGTGAAAGGCACGGGCAAGGTGGTGGGTAGCGCCGTGGAAGGCACGGGCAAAGTGCTGGGGGAAACCGTGGAAGGGACGGGCAAGGTGGTGGGGCGTGCGGTGGGAGACCCTCAGGCTCTGGGCAATGCTGTGGGCAGTGCTGTGGGCAGTGCTGTATCCAGCGGGGGCCAAATCCTAGGGGAAGCCCTGGGTAAAACCCAAGCCGTGGCGGGGGATGTGGCGGCTGGTACCACCAAGGTCGTGGGTGGGGCGATCGAGTTCACCGGCCAAGTGCTAGGGGAGACCGTAGAAGGCACGACCAGGGTCATGGGGGGGGCGATCGAGTTCACCGGCCAAGTGCTAGGGGAGACCGTAGAAGGCACGACCAAGGTCATGGGGGGGGCGATCGAGTTCACCGGCCAAGTGCTAGGGGAGACCGTAGAAGGCACGACCAAGGTCATGGGGGGGGCGATCGCAGGCACCACGAAAGTTGTCGGCGATGCCATCGAGTCCACGGGCAAAGCCGTCAGCAATACAGTGGAAACCACCACCCAGATCACGGGTCAACTGGTGGACTCGATCCAGAACAACCCCGCCTTGAAAACCTTGACCCAAGACATCAAGGTTAACTGGCTCTACAACATCATCAGCAAAGTTGATATTCAGCGGGCAGAGGCCGTAGTGCGAGATCTCCAGGCCCAGTATCCCGACGAGGATGCCGCCACCATTGCCGAGCGTCTGATGCGTCAAAAAGCCATCTATGGGGGCAGTATGGGTCTAGCCTCCAGTTTGTTACCCGGTGTGGCGGGACTGCTGGCGGTGGATTTTGCGGCCATGACCTTAATTCAGGCTGAAATGGGCTTCCAGATTGCCGCTGCCTATGGGTTTGATTTGGAGCATCCCGATCGCCAGGGGGAAATCCTAGCCATTTTCGGTGCGGCCCTGGGGACCAATCATGCCCTCAAAACCGGGCTGACCTACGCCTTGCGTACTGTGCCCCTGGCGGGGGCTGTGGTGGGGTGCAGTGCCAATGCCATTGCCCTCTATGCCGTGGGTCATGCCGCCTGTCAGTTCTATAGCAGCCAAGGGGCCGCCCTGTCCTCGGAAGCCGCCGCCCAAACCGCCTTGGCCGCAGGGGAAGATTATCTGGATCACGCCCATCAGCAACAGGTGTTAATGGATCAAGTTTTGGCCCATCTGATTCAGGCCCGAAACCCCGATCGCCCCTGGGCCGACCTGATCCCAGACCTGGAACAGCAGCACCTGAACCCAGCAGCTCTGGCGGCGATCGCCGCCTATGGTTCCACTCCGCCCTCCTTAACCGCCCTGGTCACCGCCTTAGATCCAGACTATGCCCAGGCCACCCTCTGCCTTTGTCAGGCCATCGCCGAAGGTCAAAACAGCCTCACCGCCGCCGAAGCCGCCGTTTTGGCCACCCTAACCCAGGCCATTGACCCCGCCTAG
- a CDS encoding metallophosphoesterase family protein: MALDFRFAIIGDPHIGLPHTIWDNPSRFHLIEVSIPALEIALEHIDQWGVDFLLIPGDLTQHGEAENHRWLAERLGQLPFPTYVVPGNHDIVQREADGQRIGLQEFPQYYRNCGYGDGDRSYYHQEILPGVHLIGLNSNQFDADGQLQRRGSIDGEQLHWLHHTLKDCGDQLVLLMVHHNVLEHLPDQGQHLLGQRYLLANSADLLAALPTGRVPLIFTGHLHVQDLAQSPNTDPCRWELTTGSLVSYPHPYRLCQFHQDPTGQCHLAIQSPRITGVEQWPNLQDQSRQWMADRSPAFMARLLMSPPLNLSETEAQPLIPDLRYFWSQVANGNPAFDFSHFPEPARSFFQRFSDTDGDRLNDHLNDRLNDHLNDHLNDNEATVIFHHPHPCPAKP; the protein is encoded by the coding sequence ATGGCCCTCGACTTTCGCTTTGCCATCATCGGCGATCCCCACATTGGACTGCCCCACACCATTTGGGACAACCCTAGCCGCTTCCACCTCATCGAAGTCAGCATTCCTGCCCTGGAAATTGCCCTAGAGCACATCGACCAATGGGGCGTTGATTTTTTGCTGATACCGGGGGATTTAACCCAACATGGGGAAGCCGAAAACCACCGTTGGCTGGCGGAACGCCTCGGTCAATTGCCCTTTCCCACCTATGTCGTTCCCGGCAACCATGACATCGTGCAGCGGGAAGCCGATGGTCAGCGCATTGGTCTCCAGGAGTTTCCCCAGTACTACCGCAACTGTGGCTATGGTGACGGCGATCGCTCCTACTATCACCAGGAAATCCTGCCAGGGGTCCACCTGATCGGTCTCAACTCCAACCAATTTGATGCCGATGGCCAATTGCAGCGACGGGGATCGATCGATGGGGAACAACTGCACTGGTTGCACCACACCCTCAAAGACTGCGGCGATCAGTTGGTGTTGTTGATGGTGCACCATAATGTTTTGGAGCATTTGCCGGATCAGGGCCAGCATCTCCTAGGGCAACGTTATTTATTGGCCAACAGCGCCGATCTCTTAGCCGCACTGCCGACGGGTCGGGTGCCCCTCATTTTCACCGGCCATCTCCATGTCCAGGATCTGGCCCAATCCCCCAACACCGATCCCTGCCGCTGGGAGTTAACTACCGGTTCCCTGGTGAGCTACCCCCACCCCTATCGTCTCTGCCAGTTTCACCAAGACCCAACGGGCCAGTGCCACCTGGCGATCCAATCCCCCCGCATTACCGGGGTGGAACAGTGGCCCAATTTACAGGATCAATCCCGGCAATGGATGGCCGATCGCAGTCCCGCCTTTATGGCCCGTCTCCTGATGAGTCCTCCCCTCAACCTGTCGGAGACCGAAGCCCAACCCCTGATCCCGGATTTACGCTATTTTTGGTCTCAGGTGGCCAATGGCAATCCTGCCTTTGATTTTTCCCATTTTCCAGAACCCGCCCGATCCTTCTTCCAGCGGTTCAGTGATACCGACGGCGATCGCTTAAATGATCACCTCAATGATCGCCTCAATGATCACCTCAATGATCACCTCAATGACAACGAGGCAACCGTGATCTTCCACCATCCCCACCCCTGCCCTGCCAAACCGTAA
- a CDS encoding CoB--CoM heterodisulfide reductase iron-sulfur subunit B family protein — MPTSPLRYAYYPGCVAQGACRELHQSTQVLSQALGIELIELKKASCCGSGTFKEDSQLLEDTVNARNIALAEHLNLPLLTHCSTCQGVIGHVDERLKEAQAHNPQYLEQVNGLLCKEGCSPYKGTTEVKHLLWALVGDYGLDALAAKVTRPLQGLKCAAFYGCYLLRGQKQIPYDDPFNPQSLERVFAAVGATAIEYPGRTQCCGWPLSSYATDQAFQMAGKHLTAAIEAGSDCLVTPCPLCHLNLDSRQPEVEAAIGRKLGLPVLHLPQLVALALGIEPEALGLSHHIVSLEPVLRKLNSPITA, encoded by the coding sequence ATGCCTACCTCCCCTCTACGTTATGCCTACTACCCTGGTTGTGTTGCCCAAGGTGCTTGCCGTGAGTTGCACCAATCAACCCAGGTCTTAAGTCAGGCGTTAGGCATTGAGCTAATCGAACTGAAGAAAGCCTCCTGCTGTGGGTCTGGCACGTTCAAAGAAGATTCCCAACTCCTGGAAGATACGGTCAACGCCCGCAACATTGCCTTGGCCGAACATCTCAACTTACCGCTGCTGACCCATTGCAGCACCTGCCAGGGGGTCATTGGCCATGTGGACGAGCGCCTGAAAGAGGCCCAAGCCCATAATCCCCAGTATCTTGAGCAGGTCAACGGCCTGTTGTGTAAAGAGGGCTGTAGTCCCTACAAAGGCACCACCGAGGTGAAGCACCTCCTCTGGGCGTTGGTGGGGGATTACGGTTTGGATGCTTTGGCTGCTAAGGTCACCCGTCCCCTCCAGGGTTTAAAGTGTGCCGCCTTCTACGGTTGCTATCTGCTGCGGGGCCAGAAGCAAATTCCCTACGATGATCCCTTCAATCCCCAGTCCCTGGAGCGGGTGTTTGCGGCGGTGGGGGCAACGGCGATCGAGTACCCAGGGCGCACCCAGTGCTGTGGTTGGCCCCTGTCCAGCTATGCCACGGATCAGGCGTTCCAGATGGCCGGTAAGCATTTAACAGCGGCGATCGAGGCCGGATCCGATTGTTTGGTGACCCCCTGTCCCCTGTGTCACCTCAATTTAGACTCGCGCCAGCCGGAAGTGGAGGCGGCGATCGGTCGCAAGTTGGGGTTACCGGTGCTGCACCTGCCCCAGTTGGTGGCCTTAGCTCTGGGCATTGAGCCGGAAGCGTTGGGGCTGAGCCATCACATTGTTAGCTTGGAGCCAGTGTTACGCAAGCTCAACAGCCCAATCACGGCTTAA
- a CDS encoding pentapeptide repeat-containing protein has translation MNLVPLVQPNPELTAIVNHIYQNYKKGQRTFTKVSIVNGQFSIHAPNLSQANLGHLVLRDINLTKANLSELEAQHTDFSLADFSETNLAQANFSHSNLYRAKFHRSNLRYAVFVGANLSQADFAGADLSYADLRGASLGSVNFRGALFNHTIMPDGSYCHAVPHLSVAS, from the coding sequence ATGAATCTTGTCCCCTTAGTCCAACCCAATCCTGAACTGACCGCGATCGTTAACCATATTTATCAAAACTATAAAAAGGGTCAACGCACCTTTACTAAGGTTTCCATTGTCAACGGACAGTTTTCCATTCATGCCCCCAACTTGTCTCAAGCCAATTTAGGGCATTTAGTCTTGCGGGACATTAACTTAACCAAGGCTAACTTGAGTGAGCTAGAGGCTCAGCACACGGATTTCAGTTTGGCGGACTTCAGCGAAACCAACTTAGCCCAGGCCAATTTTAGCCATAGTAATCTTTACCGGGCTAAATTTCACCGCAGCAATCTCCGCTATGCTGTTTTTGTGGGGGCTAATCTGTCGCAAGCAGACTTTGCGGGGGCGGATCTCAGTTATGCAGACTTGAGGGGAGCCAGCTTAGGCAGTGTCAACTTCCGGGGCGCACTGTTCAACCACACCATCATGCCCGATGGATCCTACTGCCATGCTGTGCCCCATCTGTCAGTGGCCAGCTAA
- a CDS encoding HEAT repeat domain-containing protein, which translates to MGHTTTEYRQAMDLEKIELHLSSADLQERLRATTALRAYGNVVAVPLLCGRLQDPEFIVRSLVAMILGHKRTAEGFSALTTLLQDDPDATVRAEAVHALSHFGQSAIDHLMAAFRHDQHWLVRRSIIATLLELPLTGDRAVDFFNLCTVALRDSDVAVQEVGVEGLAIFATTPLRTAALDKLIPLVKADHWQTRMAASRALQDFDNHQAREALVQLRQDPDHRVVGGALEGLVD; encoded by the coding sequence ATGGGTCACACCACCACAGAGTACAGGCAGGCCATGGATCTGGAAAAGATTGAATTACACCTCAGTAGTGCAGACTTGCAGGAACGCCTCCGGGCCACTACAGCCCTGCGGGCCTATGGGAATGTGGTGGCGGTGCCCCTGCTGTGTGGTCGGCTCCAAGATCCAGAATTTATTGTGCGATCGCTGGTGGCCATGATCCTGGGCCACAAACGCACCGCTGAAGGATTTAGCGCCCTCACGACCCTGCTCCAAGACGACCCGGATGCCACAGTCCGGGCTGAAGCCGTCCATGCCCTGTCCCACTTTGGGCAGTCTGCCATTGACCATCTGATGGCCGCCTTTCGCCATGATCAGCATTGGCTGGTGCGCCGCAGTATTATTGCCACCCTCCTGGAACTGCCCCTGACGGGCGATCGGGCAGTGGACTTTTTCAACCTCTGCACCGTGGCTCTGCGGGACTCCGATGTGGCGGTGCAAGAAGTCGGTGTGGAAGGGCTGGCCATCTTTGCCACCACCCCCCTGCGCACCGCTGCCCTCGATAAACTGATTCCCTTAGTCAAAGCCGACCACTGGCAAACCCGCATGGCTGCCTCCAGAGCGCTCCAGGATTTCGATAACCACCAAGCACGGGAAGCCCTGGTGCAACTGCGACAAGACCCAGATCACCGGGTGGTGGGGGGAGCCTTGGAAGGCTTGGTGGACTAA
- a CDS encoding aldo/keto reductase, with product MHYRRFGRTELPMPVFSCGGMRYQHAWKDLPAADIPAANQRNVETIIERSLAVGITHIETARFYGTSEVQLGSILPHLPRQQLIVQTKVEPTANPRQFVETVERSLSLLNLDYVDLLGIHGINTPDHLHWSLRAGGCVEAALKLRDQGKIRFLGFSTHAPTSVIEQAIASGQFDYVNLHWYYIFQDNWPAILAAQQQDMGVFIISPSNKGGELYNPPDKLVQLCAPVSPLVFNDLFCLSHPQIHTLSIGAAQPTDFDEHLKTLPLLAQAAGLLPPILERLEAAAIAALGEDWYRTWHQGLPSPAETPGNLNIPAMLWLRNLMLAFDLVDFAKSRYNLFENGGHWFPGARADNLANLDLSACLARSPHRAILPQILAETHDRLQGSPVKRLSQGG from the coding sequence ATGCACTACCGTCGTTTTGGGCGCACAGAACTGCCCATGCCCGTCTTTTCCTGTGGGGGAATGCGCTATCAACACGCCTGGAAAGACCTACCCGCCGCCGACATTCCTGCCGCCAACCAGCGCAATGTAGAGACCATTATTGAGCGATCCCTAGCGGTGGGCATCACCCACATCGAAACGGCCCGCTTCTATGGCACCTCGGAAGTGCAACTGGGGAGTATTCTGCCCCACTTGCCCCGGCAGCAACTGATTGTCCAAACCAAGGTGGAACCCACTGCCAACCCTCGGCAATTTGTGGAAACCGTGGAGCGATCGCTGTCTCTCCTCAACCTGGACTATGTGGATTTGCTGGGAATCCATGGCATCAATACCCCAGACCATCTCCACTGGAGCCTGAGGGCAGGGGGCTGCGTCGAAGCCGCCTTAAAGCTGCGGGATCAGGGGAAAATCCGCTTTCTAGGGTTTTCCACCCATGCCCCCACCTCCGTCATTGAGCAGGCGATCGCCTCCGGTCAGTTCGATTATGTAAACCTCCACTGGTACTACATTTTCCAAGACAACTGGCCCGCCATCCTCGCCGCCCAGCAGCAGGACATGGGCGTGTTCATCATTAGCCCCTCCAACAAAGGGGGTGAACTGTATAATCCCCCCGACAAATTGGTGCAACTGTGCGCCCCCGTCAGTCCCCTGGTCTTCAATGACCTGTTTTGCCTCAGCCACCCCCAGATCCACACCCTCAGCATTGGGGCCGCGCAGCCCACGGACTTTGATGAGCACCTGAAAACCCTGCCTCTGTTGGCACAGGCAGCAGGCCTGCTGCCCCCCATTCTGGAACGGTTGGAAGCGGCGGCGATCGCAGCCCTGGGGGAAGACTGGTACCGCACCTGGCACCAGGGACTGCCCAGCCCCGCCGAAACCCCCGGCAACCTCAATATTCCTGCAATGCTCTGGTTGCGGAACTTGATGCTGGCCTTTGATCTGGTGGACTTTGCCAAAAGTCGCTATAACCTGTTTGAAAATGGGGGCCACTGGTTCCCCGGTGCCCGTGCCGATAACCTGGCCAATCTGGATCTCTCCGCCTGCTTAGCCCGCAGTCCCCACCGGGCCATCCTGCCCCAAATCCTGGCGGAAACCCACGATCGCCTCCAAGGATCCCCCGTGAAACGCCTCTCCCAGGGGGGCTGA
- a CDS encoding ArsA family ATPase: MTPYDHLQLVLLSGKGGVGKTTLSCALARTWAHQFPQERILIISTDPAHSLGDVLLTPVTNTPQPLGDLPNLQTRALDAKSLLQDFKDRYGDTLELLLERGSFVDSDDLGPVWDLNWPGIDELMGILEIQRLLRESEADRVVVDMAPSGHSLNLLGLMDFLDQFLAALELFQDKHHAIQQAFGRGQTPAPDQADDFLQTLKGDLLAGRQLLQDVDRTACLVVAIPEPMSFLETERFMGSLADLQIHCGGILLNRVILPDPNADPVADPVANPVSVADGDRLREQHQLLGQFQTLVGDRPLRVAPRQAQEPVGGIALDALFSQLQPPPVLDLPPDRSPITWPDPTEPQFPDFLAEGRKLILLGGKGGVGKTTVAAALGWGLAQRYPDRSVRVISIDPAHSLGDAFGRTLGHQAQNLEPNLSAQEVDAEEVLDQFRQDYLWELAEMMSGDSSEADGNMKIAYGPEAWRKLADQSLPGIDEMLSLITVMELLEQGNQDLIVLDTAPTGHLLRFLEMPTALAEWLGWIFKLWIKYQNVVGRSEFMGRLRGLRKQVVMAQKKLQDPQHTEFIAVCQNQSAIVAETRRLVAEMDQRQIHQRFVVHNRYEPALPLAADTFGPLTVVPLANLPRSVEPLTRLQGAARLLLP, from the coding sequence ATGACTCCCTACGATCATCTGCAACTCGTCCTCCTGAGCGGCAAAGGGGGCGTGGGCAAAACCACCCTCTCCTGTGCCCTTGCCCGCACTTGGGCACACCAGTTTCCCCAGGAACGGATTCTGATTATTTCCACGGATCCGGCCCACTCCTTAGGGGATGTCTTGTTGACCCCCGTGACCAACACCCCCCAGCCCCTAGGGGATTTGCCCAACCTCCAAACCCGCGCCCTGGATGCCAAAAGCCTGTTGCAGGACTTTAAGGATCGTTATGGGGACACCCTGGAGCTGCTGTTGGAGCGGGGTAGTTTTGTGGACTCCGATGATCTTGGACCCGTGTGGGATCTGAACTGGCCCGGTATTGACGAGTTAATGGGGATCCTGGAAATTCAGCGGCTCTTGCGGGAGTCCGAGGCCGATCGCGTGGTGGTGGATATGGCCCCCAGTGGCCACAGCTTGAACCTGTTGGGGTTAATGGACTTTTTGGATCAGTTCCTCGCAGCCCTGGAGCTATTTCAAGATAAACACCATGCCATCCAGCAAGCCTTTGGCCGAGGACAAACCCCAGCCCCCGATCAGGCCGATGATTTTCTCCAGACCCTCAAGGGGGATTTGCTGGCGGGACGACAGTTGCTCCAGGATGTCGATCGCACCGCCTGTCTCGTGGTGGCCATTCCTGAACCCATGAGCTTTTTGGAAACGGAGCGCTTTATGGGATCCCTGGCGGATCTCCAGATTCATTGCGGCGGTATTTTACTAAATCGGGTCATTTTGCCAGACCCTAATGCCGATCCGGTTGCCGATCCGGTTGCCAATCCGGTCTCGGTGGCCGATGGCGATCGCCTGCGGGAACAGCACCAACTCCTCGGCCAGTTCCAAACCCTGGTGGGCGATCGACCGTTGCGAGTAGCCCCGCGCCAAGCCCAGGAACCGGTGGGAGGGATAGCCCTGGATGCCTTATTTAGCCAGTTACAGCCGCCTCCGGTGTTGGATCTACCCCCCGATCGCAGCCCCATCACCTGGCCCGATCCCACGGAACCCCAATTCCCCGATTTTCTGGCAGAGGGGCGCAAGCTGATCCTGCTGGGGGGCAAAGGGGGCGTGGGCAAAACAACGGTGGCAGCGGCCCTGGGCTGGGGTTTGGCCCAGCGTTATCCCGATCGATCGGTGCGGGTGATTTCCATCGATCCCGCCCATTCCCTGGGGGATGCCTTTGGCCGAACCCTAGGGCACCAGGCCCAAAACCTGGAACCCAACCTCAGTGCCCAGGAGGTGGACGCAGAGGAAGTCCTGGATCAGTTCCGGCAAGACTACCTGTGGGAACTGGCGGAAATGATGAGCGGTGACTCCAGCGAAGCCGACGGCAATATGAAAATTGCCTATGGTCCGGAGGCATGGCGGAAATTGGCGGATCAGTCCCTACCTGGCATCGACGAAATGCTGTCCCTGATTACAGTCATGGAATTGTTGGAGCAGGGAAATCAAGATCTCATTGTCTTGGATACGGCCCCCACCGGTCACCTGTTGCGGTTTTTAGAAATGCCCACGGCCTTGGCCGAATGGCTGGGTTGGATCTTTAAGCTGTGGATTAAGTACCAAAATGTGGTGGGGCGATCGGAGTTCATGGGGCGTTTACGGGGCTTGCGGAAGCAGGTGGTGATGGCCCAGAAAAAACTACAGGATCCCCAGCACACAGAGTTTATTGCCGTGTGCCAAAATCAATCGGCGATCGTGGCAGAAACCCGCCGCCTGGTGGCAGAAATGGATCAGCGACAAATCCACCAACGCTTTGTGGTCCATAACCGCTATGAACCGGCGTTACCCCTAGCGGCGGACACCTTTGGCCCGTTAACGGTGGTGCCGTTGGCTAATTTGCCGCGATCGGTGGAACCCTTGACCCGGCTCCAGGGCGCTGCTCGATTATTGTTACCCTAG